The Streptococcus sp. oral taxon 431 nucleotide sequence GACGGATTGGTCCAACAAGTTATCAAAAGACAGGTAGGTCAGCTCTGTCAAAGCAAGTATATCCAGTTCATTTAAGGGAATATCATAAAAAGAATCGTATTGAACGTCAGTTAGGTAGTCGAAAATATTGGCCATGGGAACTCCTTTCTTAACTTTTATCTTATCAGATTTGCATCAATTTCGCTAGTAGTGAGAAGAATTTTGCTATAATATAGAAAAAGGAGGAGCAGATGCACAAGATTTTACTAGTAGAAGATGATCCAGTTATTCGTCAGCAAGTTGGGAAAATGCTCTCCGAATGGGGTTTTGAAGTAGTTATGGTAGAAGACTTCATGGAAGTTCTGACACTATTTGTTCAATCTCAACCTCATCTGGTTCTCATGGATATCGGCTTGCCTCTCTTTAATGGTTATCACTGGTGCCAGGAGATTCGCAAGATTTCCAAAGTTCCTATTATGTTTCTGTCTTCAAGAGACCAGGCTATGGACATCGTGATGGCTATTAACATGGGGGCAGATGATTTTGTGACCAAGCCTTTTGACCAGCAGGTACTTTTAGCTAAGGTACAAGGATTATTGCGCCGCTCTTATGAGTTTGGACGGGATGAGAGTCTCCTAGAGTATGCTGGAGTTATCCTCAATACCAAATCTATGGATGTGCATGTCAATGGCAAAGCTATCAGTTTAACAAAGAATGAATTTCAGATTTTACGGGTTTTATTTGAACATGCAGGAAATATCGTAGCGCGTGATGACTTGATGCGTGAACTCTGGAACAGTGACTTTTTTATTGACGACAATACCTTGTCTGTTAATGTCGCTCGTTTGCGTAAGAAATTGGAGGAAGAAGGTTTGATTGGTTTTATTGAAACCAAGAAAGGAATAGGGTACGGATTGAAACATGCTTGAACTTAAAAGTTTTTTTCTAGCTTATATCCGTTCGCGTAGCCGTTTTTTTGCTTTTATTCTGTTATTGACGGGTCTCATCTTTCTTTTTGATGTCCTATTTGTTAGTCAAGGACCTTACTTTAACTATTTCTTCTTTCTATCTACATTTTTGACATTTTTGTTTTTGGTATTTGATTTCTTGATAGAATTGCAACGTTATCGTAAGGAATTGCTCTATGGCGAAAGAAAAGCTAAGTCACCAATGGAAGTCCTTCTAACTGAAAAATTAGAGAAAAGCGAATCTGAACTCTATCAAAAGAAATCAGATGCTGAAAACCGCTATAATGATTTGGTGGACTACTATACA carries:
- a CDS encoding response regulator transcription factor, with the translated sequence MHKILLVEDDPVIRQQVGKMLSEWGFEVVMVEDFMEVLTLFVQSQPHLVLMDIGLPLFNGYHWCQEIRKISKVPIMFLSSRDQAMDIVMAINMGADDFVTKPFDQQVLLAKVQGLLRRSYEFGRDESLLEYAGVILNTKSMDVHVNGKAISLTKNEFQILRVLFEHAGNIVARDDLMRELWNSDFFIDDNTLSVNVARLRKKLEEEGLIGFIETKKGIGYGLKHA